Proteins co-encoded in one Vibrio fortis genomic window:
- a CDS encoding ABC transporter substrate-binding protein: MKTMKSKLAVALMAAGLSFSAAAADITVGYAADPVSLDPHEQLSGGTLQMSHMVFDPLVRFTQEMDFEGRLASSWERVDETTFRFNLRKGVKFHSGNELTADDVVWTFERLQASPDFKSIFTPYEKMVKVDDYTVELVSKAAYPLVLQTATYIFPMDSKFYSGKTADGKDKSELVKHGNSFASTNVSGTGPFIVTEREQGVKVQFKRFNDYWDTETKGNVDNLTLVPIKEDATRVAALLSGDVDMIHPVAPNDHKRVKNAKGIDLVTLPGTRIITFQMNQNSNEALKDVRVRQAIVHAINNEGIVKKIMKGFATAAGQQSPTGYAGHNEELVPRYDLKKAKELMKEAGYADGFTLTMMAPNNRYVNDAKVAQASAAMLSKIGIKVDLKTMPKAQYWPEFDLCSADMMMIGWHSDTEDSANFNEFLTMTRNEETGRGQYNCSGYSNPEMDAIVEASNTETDPAKRSVMLKGVEATLYNDAAFVPLHWQSEAWGAKSNVGAADVVNPMVMPYFGDLVVK; this comes from the coding sequence ATGAAAACCATGAAAAGCAAATTAGCAGTCGCTTTGATGGCAGCTGGCCTAAGCTTTAGTGCAGCAGCAGCAGATATTACCGTTGGCTACGCAGCTGACCCAGTATCACTTGACCCGCACGAGCAGCTGTCTGGTGGCACACTGCAAATGTCTCACATGGTGTTTGACCCTCTAGTACGTTTCACTCAAGAGATGGATTTTGAAGGCCGCCTAGCATCTAGCTGGGAGCGTGTTGATGAAACGACTTTCCGCTTTAACCTACGTAAGGGTGTGAAATTCCACTCTGGTAACGAACTAACAGCTGACGATGTTGTGTGGACTTTCGAACGTCTACAAGCATCTCCAGACTTTAAGTCTATCTTCACACCATACGAGAAGATGGTAAAAGTAGATGACTACACAGTTGAGCTAGTATCTAAAGCGGCTTACCCACTAGTACTACAAACAGCGACTTACATCTTCCCAATGGACAGCAAGTTCTACTCTGGTAAGACTGCAGATGGCAAAGATAAGTCTGAGCTAGTGAAGCACGGTAACTCGTTCGCTTCGACTAACGTTTCTGGTACAGGTCCATTCATCGTTACTGAGCGTGAGCAGGGCGTAAAAGTTCAGTTCAAACGTTTCAACGATTACTGGGACACAGAGACAAAAGGTAACGTTGATAACCTAACGCTAGTACCAATCAAAGAAGACGCAACGCGTGTAGCAGCACTTCTTTCTGGTGACGTAGATATGATTCACCCAGTAGCACCAAACGATCACAAGCGTGTTAAGAACGCGAAAGGCATCGACCTTGTGACGCTACCTGGTACTCGTATCATCACGTTCCAAATGAACCAAAACAGCAACGAAGCTCTTAAAGACGTTCGCGTTCGTCAGGCGATTGTTCACGCAATCAACAACGAAGGTATCGTTAAGAAGATCATGAAAGGCTTCGCAACCGCTGCTGGTCAGCAAAGCCCAACAGGCTACGCAGGTCACAATGAGGAGCTAGTGCCACGTTACGATCTTAAGAAAGCAAAAGAGCTGATGAAAGAAGCGGGCTACGCAGATGGCTTCACGCTAACAATGATGGCACCAAACAACCGTTACGTGAACGATGCGAAAGTTGCTCAAGCATCTGCAGCTATGCTGTCTAAGATTGGCATCAAGGTTGACCTGAAGACAATGCCTAAAGCGCAATACTGGCCAGAGTTTGACCTATGTTCAGCTGACATGATGATGATCGGCTGGCACTCAGATACAGAAGATTCAGCGAACTTCAACGAGTTCCTAACAATGACTCGTAACGAAGAAACTGGTCGTGGTCAGTACAACTGTTCTGGTTACTCTAACCCAGAGATGGATGCGATCGTAGAAGCGTCAAACACGGAAACAGATCCTGCTAAACGTTCTGTGATGCTGAAAGGCGTTGAAGCAACACTATACAACGACGCTGCATTCGTACCGCTACACTGGCAAAGTGAAGCGTGGGGCGCGAAGTCTAACGTTGGTGCTGCTGACGTAGTTAACCCAATGGTTATGCCTTACTTCGGCGACCTAGTTGTAAAGTAA
- a CDS encoding ABC transporter permease yields MFTFLVKRLFQALIVMFVISLVAFAIQDNLGDPLRELVGQSVSEAERQALRDELGLNDPFITKYTRFVGAALQGDLGTSYFFKRPAVDVILDKLVATLELVFGASLIIVCLSIPLGVYSAIHPKSFFTKLVMAGSSIGISIPVFLTAIMLMYVFSIELGWLPSYGRGETANWLGWESGFFTLDGLAHLVLPSIALASIMLPLFIRLVRSEMLEVLSSEYIKFGKAKGLALNKIYYQHALKNTMLPVLTVGGVQIGTMVAYTILTETVFQWPGTGFLFLEAINRVDTPLITAYVIFVGLIFVVTNTIVDLLYGIINPTVNITGKGA; encoded by the coding sequence ATGTTTACGTTTCTGGTCAAGCGCCTGTTTCAGGCACTGATAGTGATGTTTGTGATCAGTTTGGTGGCGTTTGCCATTCAGGATAACCTGGGCGACCCGTTACGTGAGTTGGTAGGTCAGTCTGTTTCAGAAGCGGAGCGTCAAGCGCTGCGTGATGAACTGGGCCTCAACGATCCCTTCATTACAAAATACACTCGCTTTGTAGGCGCGGCTCTACAGGGTGACCTTGGTACTTCGTACTTCTTTAAGCGTCCTGCAGTTGACGTTATCTTAGACAAGCTGGTGGCCACACTTGAGTTAGTGTTTGGTGCATCGCTTATCATTGTTTGTTTGTCGATCCCACTTGGGGTTTACTCGGCGATTCACCCAAAAAGTTTCTTTACCAAGCTGGTCATGGCGGGCAGTAGTATCGGTATCTCGATCCCGGTGTTCCTAACGGCCATTATGCTGATGTATGTCTTCTCTATTGAGCTTGGCTGGCTGCCTTCTTATGGACGTGGTGAAACCGCTAACTGGCTTGGCTGGGAGTCGGGCTTCTTTACGCTAGATGGCCTTGCACACCTAGTTCTACCAAGTATTGCACTGGCTTCTATCATGCTACCGCTCTTCATCCGTCTAGTTCGTTCTGAGATGCTAGAAGTTCTAAGCTCTGAGTACATCAAGTTTGGTAAGGCGAAAGGTCTAGCACTGAACAAGATCTACTACCAACACGCACTGAAAAACACCATGCTACCAGTACTAACCGTGGGTGGTGTGCAAATCGGTACAATGGTGGCTTACACCATCCTGACTGAAACAGTATTCCAGTGGCCGGGTACCGGCTTCCTATTCCTTGAAGCGATTAACCGAGTGGATACACCACTGATTACCGCATACGTTATCTTCGTTGGTCTTATCTTCGTAGTAACCAACACCATTGTTGACCTGCTATACGGCATCATTAACCCAACAGTGAACATTACAGGGAAAGGAGCATAA
- a CDS encoding ABC transporter permease → MEQSTTAPSRWERFKQSDILYYFLRDKVAMFSFAVFTAFLVMALAAPILAPMDPYDVTSIDIMDSELPPSWMEDGDERFLLGTDEQGRDILSTMLYGSRLSLTIGFLAVGLQLTLGIIIGLSAGYFGGRIDSFLMRFADVQLSFSTMMVAIIVSAIFKASFGSDFYAQYAVVMLVVIIGIAEWPQYARTIRASVLAEKKKEYVEAARVMGFKAPRIMFRHILPNCLSPILVISTVQVANAIMSEAALSFLGLGLPVDQPSLGALISIGFNYIFSGAWWITAFPGVVLVTLVLVINLLGDWLRDVFNPKIYKG, encoded by the coding sequence ATGGAACAATCAACAACAGCTCCATCTCGTTGGGAGCGCTTTAAGCAGTCAGACATTCTGTACTACTTCTTACGTGACAAAGTGGCGATGTTCAGCTTCGCTGTCTTTACCGCATTCTTGGTGATGGCTTTGGCTGCACCGATTCTCGCGCCGATGGACCCATATGATGTGACGTCGATTGACATCATGGACTCAGAGCTACCGCCATCATGGATGGAAGATGGCGATGAGCGTTTCCTATTGGGTACGGACGAACAAGGTCGTGATATTCTATCGACCATGCTTTACGGCTCTCGTTTGTCACTAACGATTGGTTTCTTAGCGGTAGGCCTTCAGCTAACACTGGGTATCATCATCGGTCTGTCAGCGGGTTACTTCGGTGGTCGTATCGATAGCTTCCTGATGCGTTTTGCCGATGTTCAGCTCTCTTTCTCAACCATGATGGTTGCGATCATTGTTTCGGCTATCTTTAAGGCGAGCTTTGGTAGTGACTTCTATGCGCAGTATGCCGTAGTCATGCTGGTGGTGATCATTGGTATTGCGGAATGGCCACAATATGCGCGTACCATTCGTGCATCGGTATTAGCAGAGAAGAAGAAAGAGTATGTAGAAGCGGCGCGTGTGATGGGCTTTAAAGCTCCACGAATCATGTTCCGCCACATTTTGCCGAACTGTTTATCTCCAATCTTGGTTATTTCTACGGTACAGGTGGCAAATGCCATCATGTCAGAAGCGGCACTTTCTTTCCTAGGTCTTGGCCTTCCAGTTGACCAACCATCGCTTGGTGCCTTAATCAGCATTGGCTTTAACTACATTTTCTCTGGTGCATGGTGGATTACTGCCTTCCCAGGTGTGGTATTGGTAACGTTAGTGCTAGTGATTAACCTGCTTGGTGACTGGTTACGCGACGTATTTAACCCGAAAATCTACAAAGGTTGA
- a CDS encoding SPOR domain-containing protein: MKVTINAVCRGSRKGLGLALFAIGASLSGHVQAESVLCDATQASTDQLPQLEASCPIGKGVWGNKAPKTHSESNLFWVQCGLLNDPLPLEKAKPIYKNISTNVWMKPEQGNYRCLIGPYSNYADARKELLQVRKVPGYKEAFIRMVDKSQSTNVAPLTAATAKADKASSPKPRVEAQPIERAAPKSPATATVAKASTPAPKAPTPKAASKSAVEPMAIQSLPDNSKSSNDAEVEVRLTASVSGKTYSVPYILDGKQQFYMEQGKPWSRLDYDQASKTCNGLGMELLSEEDWQSILNSKVMEQKDWPMHLPYWGAQKKGLFTNGNVTQLKGSSLLNVMCVK; encoded by the coding sequence ATGAAAGTGACAATTAATGCAGTATGTCGTGGTTCACGGAAAGGTTTGGGTTTAGCGCTGTTCGCGATTGGGGCATCATTGTCTGGTCATGTGCAGGCGGAGTCGGTTCTTTGTGATGCTACTCAGGCCAGTACAGATCAACTGCCTCAACTAGAAGCTTCTTGTCCTATTGGTAAAGGGGTATGGGGCAATAAAGCACCTAAAACCCATTCAGAGAGCAATCTATTTTGGGTTCAGTGTGGACTGCTTAACGACCCGTTGCCGCTAGAGAAAGCGAAACCCATCTATAAGAATATATCGACCAATGTATGGATGAAACCAGAGCAGGGTAACTACCGGTGCTTGATTGGTCCATACTCCAACTATGCGGATGCACGCAAAGAGCTGCTTCAGGTTCGTAAGGTACCGGGCTACAAAGAAGCCTTCATCCGTATGGTCGATAAATCTCAATCAACCAATGTAGCGCCACTTACTGCGGCTACTGCAAAAGCGGATAAAGCGTCTTCACCGAAGCCTCGAGTAGAAGCACAACCTATCGAGCGTGCTGCACCAAAATCGCCTGCGACGGCAACTGTTGCTAAAGCTTCTACACCAGCGCCGAAGGCTCCAACTCCTAAAGCAGCGAGCAAATCGGCTGTTGAGCCGATGGCGATTCAATCACTTCCTGATAACTCAAAAAGCAGCAATGATGCTGAGGTAGAGGTTCGCTTGACGGCTTCTGTCTCTGGTAAAACTTACTCTGTTCCTTACATTCTTGATGGCAAGCAACAGTTTTACATGGAGCAAGGTAAGCCTTGGAGTCGTTTGGATTACGATCAAGCGAGCAAGACCTGTAATGGTTTAGGCATGGAGCTGTTGAGTGAAGAAGATTGGCAATCCATTTTGAACTCGAAAGTGATGGAACAGAAAGACTGGCCAATGCATCTGCCATACTGGGGCGCACAAAAGAAAGGCCTGTTTACCAATGGCAATGTCACTCAACTTAAAGGCTCATCACTTCTTAACGTGATGTGTGTGAAGTAG
- a CDS encoding Ig domain-containing protein, with product MKKVSLLAASVAIALSGCGGSDGGSSDGVAPGGIVITAIDGYLENAQVWVDTNNNLKLDSEDKQLESNTNANGEITLPNEYKDKAVFIKAIAGQTIDKTRGLVTSDFDLAATAGATVVSPMTNMVVEQMEADSSLTLEQAQENVVNSVTESGLEASNELIFGDYIADESQEAEALNVIGESLVDNAELPVEKQLELTDAIAQETKEVIDNGENLEDFSPVIEVPEDGSAPIVTPNSRPVHDQADSQLNPIVMVKGDAWAPINASQNFSDAEGDVLTYELKELTGKLNGLIIDKVTGVISGTPETVGEFNYQIFAKDEHQSLSYPLNLKVTVEAENTAPVLNKDEEARLQKEEVETWYLQEGEAFSQTLNISQLFKDEDGSIEGIRVGLGGVVDGLSVDTDRENMLVTIHGTPTTSWNQHGKLTISVRDNDNAYSEDALFLMPHVLEGAPVEPPVPELGFTEAHFNNQEWKMGSFADNDGEIGYASLAKDEHGLMFCWGSNSDENYSGNMSDALDQSGNSYAPFVKLAELDKHNDYMSHQDKDCMDVTLNDGKMIDKEGSIYEMLYQHQPEDNEYQIILKVNQDELFWLDSTALTFAQTLPASEKIISGFTDFDLTVEAGEEFDPELDGYPLTYAAGQFVYAENSYDYKSIKPTGFETPGNLSYELDSFGREGIVLEETGADSDYKTRYRYIQREFGDFYIGVKWSEEPQWNYVSAPEFGLYSYDQESMEKVIDKLPLIQD from the coding sequence ATGAAGAAGGTTAGTTTACTAGCAGCGTCAGTGGCTATTGCACTCTCAGGTTGTGGCGGTTCAGATGGTGGCTCATCAGATGGCGTAGCTCCAGGCGGTATTGTGATTACTGCAATCGATGGCTACCTAGAGAATGCACAAGTTTGGGTTGATACTAACAACAACCTAAAACTAGATTCAGAAGATAAACAACTCGAGAGCAACACCAATGCAAACGGCGAGATTACTCTTCCAAATGAGTACAAAGACAAAGCCGTTTTCATTAAAGCTATTGCTGGTCAAACAATCGATAAAACTCGTGGCTTAGTAACATCCGACTTCGACCTAGCAGCTACAGCAGGTGCTACCGTTGTTAGCCCAATGACCAATATGGTTGTTGAGCAAATGGAAGCTGATAGCAGCCTTACTCTAGAGCAAGCACAAGAAAATGTGGTTAATTCTGTAACCGAATCTGGTCTTGAAGCTTCTAATGAGCTTATCTTTGGTGACTACATTGCTGACGAATCGCAAGAAGCTGAAGCACTTAACGTCATCGGTGAAAGTCTAGTTGATAACGCTGAACTACCAGTAGAAAAGCAACTTGAGCTAACTGACGCTATCGCTCAAGAAACAAAAGAAGTGATTGATAACGGTGAAAATCTAGAAGACTTCTCGCCTGTTATCGAAGTTCCTGAAGATGGTAGTGCTCCCATTGTCACGCCAAACTCTCGACCTGTACATGACCAAGCTGATAGTCAGTTGAACCCTATTGTTATGGTTAAAGGAGATGCTTGGGCTCCTATCAATGCATCGCAAAACTTTAGTGATGCTGAAGGTGATGTTTTAACTTATGAACTCAAAGAGCTCACAGGAAAACTAAACGGCCTAATCATTGATAAAGTAACAGGTGTCATTAGTGGAACCCCTGAGACTGTTGGTGAATTCAATTACCAAATATTCGCGAAAGATGAACATCAATCACTATCTTACCCTCTCAACCTCAAAGTAACTGTTGAAGCAGAAAATACAGCACCCGTTCTAAATAAAGATGAAGAAGCCCGTCTTCAGAAGGAAGAGGTAGAGACATGGTACTTACAAGAAGGTGAGGCTTTCTCTCAAACTCTCAATATCAGCCAGCTATTTAAAGATGAAGATGGCTCGATTGAGGGGATTAGAGTTGGTTTAGGTGGTGTTGTTGATGGACTTTCTGTTGATACAGATAGAGAAAACATGCTCGTCACTATCCATGGCACTCCAACTACATCATGGAATCAACATGGCAAACTAACAATTAGCGTTCGAGATAATGACAACGCTTATTCAGAAGATGCCTTATTTCTAATGCCTCACGTATTAGAAGGAGCTCCTGTTGAACCACCAGTACCAGAACTCGGATTTACAGAAGCACACTTCAATAACCAAGAGTGGAAAATGGGTAGCTTTGCCGACAATGACGGTGAAATCGGCTACGCATCACTTGCTAAAGACGAGCACGGACTAATGTTCTGCTGGGGCTCGAATAGCGATGAAAACTACTCAGGTAACATGAGTGACGCACTTGATCAATCGGGTAATAGCTACGCACCTTTTGTTAAGCTAGCCGAGCTAGATAAGCATAATGACTACATGTCACATCAAGATAAAGACTGTATGGATGTGACACTCAATGACGGGAAAATGATTGATAAAGAAGGCAGTATCTACGAGATGCTTTATCAACATCAACCAGAAGACAATGAATACCAGATTATCTTGAAAGTAAATCAAGACGAACTATTCTGGCTCGATTCAACTGCTTTAACATTTGCACAAACTTTGCCAGCTTCTGAAAAAATCATCTCTGGTTTCACTGACTTCGATCTTACAGTTGAGGCTGGAGAGGAATTCGATCCAGAACTTGACGGCTACCCGCTAACGTATGCTGCTGGTCAATTTGTATATGCTGAAAACTCATATGACTACAAGTCAATCAAACCTACAGGCTTCGAAACGCCAGGAAACCTGAGCTACGAGCTTGATAGCTTTGGCCGTGAAGGAATTGTACTAGAAGAAACAGGGGCTGACTCTGATTACAAGACACGCTACCGCTACATCCAACGTGAGTTTGGTGATTTCTACATTGGGGTAAAATGGAGCGAGGAACCACAGTGGAACTACGTATCTGCTCCTGAGTTCGGCCTGTATTCATACGACCAAGAATCAATGGAAAAGGTGATCGACAAACTTCCACTAATCCAAGACTAA
- a CDS encoding ECF-type sigma factor, with product MATATPDITQIIHQWQSGNKSAEADLYQFAYLQLRQIAQQERTRSAQKYGTDNQVLSDSMNSTTALIHDAYLKISSSDLQSIENKKDFFLMAAKVMRQILIDNARHLQAQKRQQMTMISDNDGDKFEQFMMMDKAIDSFSIHYPRQSQALKLKYLMGMRNREISELLECSASLIEKDLKFSRCWLQSKLV from the coding sequence ATGGCAACTGCAACTCCAGATATCACACAGATCATCCACCAATGGCAATCCGGTAACAAAAGCGCCGAAGCAGACTTGTACCAATTCGCCTACTTACAGCTTCGTCAGATCGCCCAACAAGAGCGTACTCGAAGTGCACAGAAATACGGCACCGATAACCAAGTGCTGAGCGACAGTATGAATAGCACCACTGCGTTAATTCACGATGCCTATCTGAAAATATCGTCTTCAGACCTGCAATCGATCGAGAACAAAAAAGATTTCTTTTTGATGGCGGCTAAGGTGATGCGCCAAATCCTAATCGATAACGCTCGCCACCTTCAGGCGCAAAAGCGTCAACAAATGACCATGATTAGCGACAATGATGGAGATAAGTTTGAGCAGTTCATGATGATGGACAAAGCCATTGACAGTTTCAGCATTCACTACCCTCGCCAATCTCAGGCACTAAAGCTCAAGTACCTAATGGGCATGCGAAATCGTGAGATCAGCGAACTGTTAGAGTGCAGTGCAAGCTTGATTGAAAAAGATCTCAAATTCTCTCGTTGTTGGTTGCAAAGCAAACTGGTTTAA
- a CDS encoding chromosome partitioning protein ParA has translation MKKALLTCFATCVVSLTAHAEDNPPLTGYFIDSPVSGLYYETSSNLSGTTDKGAFQYNSGDIVSFFIGTDNSGYLLTTLSGQEVITPTLSSTRPSRSINMTRLLLSLDDTPEHRDEIILASKVLSDVEFQKKLKNLDLSYLDAQDLGIDLVSVKEAAEHLNQSQEYIKSNFASDEIIFSPKDKVLHNVIIAKKDYAGRACFYDLAHHANPKYKGPIGELSYQITDSELIQFPGTGDYFNGCNLRPYNTPQEIIREPLSVGDGWTGFTSCAQTGCTRHDLSGFSIEDYNDEGDWKYRTVALDFDTETELLMEKTQGLGQKEHIRHANKGEMIWFTYTNERGNKIPYEGIWQHTQYQHADILTECLLVKDQRILLGPTEGESCPTNHQQYTKDVTEKFGDMWWLSNPEPTASLAQMNVGVRWYDSVPQQHFTAWEYLPAGKNWDQGILYRFKQKISLNPDKSHNISTLSVSEFSKVRSNS, from the coding sequence ATGAAAAAAGCTCTCCTAACCTGTTTTGCAACATGCGTTGTCAGCCTGACTGCGCACGCAGAGGATAACCCACCTCTAACGGGGTACTTTATCGACTCTCCAGTTTCGGGGCTCTACTACGAGACCAGTTCTAACCTTTCAGGCACCACCGATAAAGGCGCATTCCAATACAACTCAGGTGATATCGTGAGCTTTTTCATTGGCACCGATAACTCGGGTTACCTGCTGACTACCCTATCAGGTCAAGAAGTCATTACGCCGACTTTGTCATCGACTCGTCCAAGCCGCAGCATCAATATGACGCGCTTACTGCTGTCACTCGATGACACGCCGGAGCACCGTGATGAGATCATCTTAGCCAGTAAAGTGCTGTCTGACGTGGAGTTCCAAAAAAAGCTTAAGAACCTAGATTTAAGCTATCTCGATGCTCAAGACCTCGGGATCGATTTGGTTTCCGTTAAAGAGGCAGCCGAGCACCTCAATCAAAGCCAGGAATACATCAAGAGCAACTTTGCGTCTGATGAGATCATCTTCTCACCTAAAGATAAGGTGCTGCATAACGTCATCATCGCCAAGAAAGACTATGCCGGAAGAGCTTGTTTCTACGATCTCGCTCACCACGCGAACCCTAAATATAAAGGCCCAATTGGCGAGCTGAGCTATCAAATTACAGACAGTGAGTTGATCCAATTCCCAGGAACGGGTGATTACTTTAATGGCTGTAATCTACGCCCATACAACACCCCTCAAGAAATCATCAGAGAGCCACTCTCCGTGGGTGATGGCTGGACCGGCTTTACCAGTTGTGCGCAAACGGGCTGCACGCGCCACGATCTCAGTGGTTTCTCCATTGAAGACTACAACGATGAAGGGGACTGGAAGTATCGTACTGTCGCTTTGGACTTCGATACAGAGACCGAACTCTTGATGGAGAAAACCCAAGGCTTAGGTCAGAAGGAACACATTCGCCATGCCAACAAGGGTGAGATGATCTGGTTCACCTACACCAATGAGCGTGGCAATAAGATTCCTTATGAGGGCATCTGGCAACATACTCAATATCAGCACGCTGATATCCTCACAGAATGTCTACTGGTTAAGGATCAACGTATTCTTTTAGGTCCAACCGAAGGTGAAAGCTGTCCAACAAACCACCAACAATACACAAAAGACGTGACTGAGAAATTCGGTGACATGTGGTGGTTGAGCAACCCAGAACCGACAGCATCTCTCGCTCAAATGAATGTTGGCGTTCGCTGGTACGATTCCGTCCCTCAGCAGCATTTCACTGCTTGGGAATATCTACCTGCAGGTAAAAACTGGGACCAAGGCATTCTCTACAGGTTCAAACAAAAAATTTCGCTAAACCCAGATAAATCTCATAATATCAGCACCCTATCTGTTTCTGAGTTTTCTAAAGTGAGGTCTAACAGCTAA
- a CDS encoding serine/threonine protein kinase: MDLSEKEKSLYLEQLKAKQPGLYQQVLPLINEEPSEQITSLFGFHAQQATETELDLTNMLVDKYQISHELGRGGMGIVYAASRADRTFEQDLAVKFIQPALSHILGEHALFQEAQLLAHLNHPCIAKVFDGGVYQESVYIVMERVEGETLSLHLQNRSLSERQKLNLFKEVCSAIEHAHQKQVLHADLKPENILIDPLGSPKILDFNLTQKVKQPTPNQGTDTSLLTAYSKAYASPEQAAGQFLTQQSDIYSLGKILALIFDSSSNLDIDLIVEKATHHEPYRRYASVGELRQDIVRMLECRPISLREKHPLHTLSKLLKRRPVQSALTILLLISGTTFSTAIFNKNLQLQKEKQVAEEMMYEVTSLLFHAKGSDAAKMSVGTMLELTRRRILSNPDLPKEVKQKMLLAMLTPAPEKSVTHKNKANSSSN; encoded by the coding sequence ATGGATCTGTCAGAGAAAGAAAAGAGCCTTTACTTAGAGCAACTAAAGGCTAAACAACCCGGCTTATACCAACAAGTTCTTCCACTCATTAACGAAGAGCCTTCAGAGCAGATCACATCGCTGTTCGGCTTTCACGCACAACAAGCAACAGAGACAGAACTCGACCTCACCAATATGCTAGTGGACAAGTATCAAATCTCTCACGAGCTTGGTCGTGGCGGTATGGGCATTGTCTACGCAGCAAGTCGAGCAGACCGAACTTTTGAGCAAGACTTAGCGGTCAAATTCATCCAGCCAGCCCTTTCACACATTCTTGGTGAACACGCTCTATTCCAAGAAGCGCAGCTACTCGCACACCTCAACCACCCTTGTATTGCTAAAGTTTTTGATGGTGGTGTGTATCAAGAGTCGGTTTACATCGTAATGGAACGTGTAGAAGGGGAAACACTCTCGCTACACTTACAGAATCGTTCGTTGAGTGAAAGGCAGAAACTGAACCTCTTCAAAGAAGTGTGTTCCGCCATTGAACACGCTCACCAGAAACAGGTGCTGCACGCAGACCTTAAACCAGAGAACATCTTAATTGATCCACTGGGTTCACCTAAGATTCTGGATTTCAACCTGACTCAAAAGGTTAAGCAGCCAACGCCAAATCAGGGTACCGATACTTCTCTGCTCACCGCTTATAGCAAGGCTTATGCAAGCCCAGAGCAGGCTGCCGGTCAATTTTTGACGCAGCAAAGCGACATTTATTCACTAGGTAAGATTCTAGCGCTGATCTTCGACTCTTCATCCAACTTGGATATCGATCTTATTGTTGAGAAGGCAACACACCATGAGCCTTATCGACGCTATGCCAGCGTAGGTGAATTGCGCCAAGATATCGTCCGTATGTTGGAGTGTCGCCCTATCTCGCTCCGAGAGAAGCACCCACTCCATACCCTATCGAAACTACTAAAGCGTCGCCCAGTACAGAGTGCCCTGACGATTCTGTTGTTGATATCAGGTACTACCTTTTCGACGGCAATCTTTAATAAGAATCTACAACTGCAGAAAGAAAAACAGGTTGCGGAAGAGATGATGTACGAGGTCACGAGTCTGCTATTTCATGCCAAAGGCAGCGATGCCGCCAAAATGTCGGTGGGCACCATGCTCGAATTGACACGGCGCCGAATACTTTCAAACCCAGACTTACCAAAAGAAGTTAAGCAAAAAATGTTATTGGCGATGCTAACGCCAGCACCAGAAAAATCCGTCACTCATAAAAACAAAGCAAATTCATCTAGTAACTGA